The Xenopus tropicalis strain Nigerian chromosome 2, UCB_Xtro_10.0, whole genome shotgun sequence genome window below encodes:
- the tfeb gene encoding transcription factor EB isoform X1: MYSQFFLSPIGDCGCELQHPCCFAAAQLPLVDVVSSLVLPPIMASRIGLRMQLMREQAQQEEQRERVQQQHQQHFLQQHHIVPVTASPAISTPASFQAPPPVPVEVLEVQTHLENPTIYHLQQSRDKKVRDYLSDTYGNKFAAHLNPLRLSPKPPPAPASPAHRAARLSSSAGNSAPNSPMARMNLCSNVEMDDVIDNIMSLDDMFGYPEPAISMPNTLPFSSSHLGLYSDNPRLSDTVVGVTSNSCPADLAIKRELTDAENRALVRERQKKDTHNMIERRRRFNINDRIKELGTLIPKTNELSDTRWNKGTILRASVDYIKHMQKEQQKSRELETHSRQLELANKQLLLRIQELERQAQMHGLPASSPHGLSPADHMKQESNSIPSIQQQLVATSQASFQMDYPAPLGYQSNTSVDTSFPSLSRTELDLMLMEDTMLTSDPLMACDPVMSTLSPDTSKASSRRSSFSIDEVDGL, translated from the exons ATGTATTCTCAGTTTTTTTTATCGCCCATCGGTGACTGCGGATGTGAACTCCAACACCCATGCTGCTTCGCGGCTGCCCAGCTCCCCCTGGTGGATGTTGTTAGCTC ATTAGTGCTTCCGCCAATCATGGCCTCTCGAATTGGTCTCCGCATGCAATTAATGAGGGAGCAGGCACAGCAGGAGGAGCAGCGTGAGCGAGTCCAGCAGCAACACCAGCAACATTTTCTACAGCAGCATCACATTGTGCCTGTTACTGCTTCCCCTGCAATTAGCACGCCAGCTTCTTTTCAAGCACCTCCACCTGTCCCCGTGGAAGTCCTTGAG GTCCAAACACACCTAGAGAATCCAACTATATATCATTTGCAACAGTCTAGGGATAAAAAAGTCCGTGATTATCTGTCTGATACCTATGGAAACAAGTTTGCTGCCCACCTCAACCCACTTAGGCTTTCCCCAAAGCCACCACCTGCACCCGCATCTCCTGCTCATCGAGCAGCAAGACTTTCTTCTTCTGCAGGCAACAGTGCACCCAACAGTCCTATGGCCAGAATGAATTTGTGCTCCAATGTAGAG ATGGATGATGTAATCGATAACATCATGAGCCTTGATGACATGTTTGGATACCCAGAACCTGCAATCTCCATGCCAAACACG CTGCCATTTTCCAGTAGCCATTTAGGACTTTACAGTGACAATCCTCGTCTCAGTGATACTGTTGTTGGTGTCACCAGCAACTCATGCCCTGCAGATCTTGCTATTAAAAGAGAACTGACAG ATGCAGAAAATCGTGCTTTGGTACGGGAACGTCAGAAAAAAGATACCCACAACATGA ttGAACGGAGGCGCAGGTTTAATATCAATGATCGGATTAAGGAGCTGGGGACTTTGATTCCAAAAACAAATGAACT CAGTGACACACGATGGAATAAGGGGACAATACTAAGGGCCTCGGTGGATTACATCAAACACATGCAGAAAGAACAGCAGAAATCTCGAGAGCTGGAGACACACTCCAGGCAGCTGGAACTAGCAAATAAGCAGCTTTTGCTTCGAATCCAG GAGCTGGAGAGGCAGGCTCAAATGCATGGCCTTCCTGCATCCTCACCTCATGGTCTGAGCCCAGCTGACCACATGAAGCAGGAGTCTAACTCTATTCCATCGATACAGCAACAACTTGTAGCCACCTCGCAAGCATCCTTTCAAATGGACTACCCTGCTCCACTCGGCTACCAAAGCAATACTTCTGTAGACACATCCTTTCCTTCACTCTCCAGGACAGAGCTGGACCTCATGCTAATGGAGGATACCATGCTCACATCTGACCCTCTAATGGCTTGTGACCCAGTTATGTCCACACTTTCTCCCGATACCTCTAAGGCCAGCAGTCGGCGAAGCAGTTTTAGTATAGATGAGGTGGATGGGCTGTGA
- the tfeb gene encoding transcription factor EB isoform X2, with product MASRIGLRMQLMREQAQQEEQRERVQQQHQQHFLQQHHIVPVTASPAISTPASFQAPPPVPVEVLEVQTHLENPTIYHLQQSRDKKVRDYLSDTYGNKFAAHLNPLRLSPKPPPAPASPAHRAARLSSSAGNSAPNSPMARMNLCSNVEMDDVIDNIMSLDDMFGYPEPAISMPNTLPFSSSHLGLYSDNPRLSDTVVGVTSNSCPADLAIKRELTDAENRALVRERQKKDTHNMIERRRRFNINDRIKELGTLIPKTNELSDTRWNKGTILRASVDYIKHMQKEQQKSRELETHSRQLELANKQLLLRIQELERQAQMHGLPASSPHGLSPADHMKQESNSIPSIQQQLVATSQASFQMDYPAPLGYQSNTSVDTSFPSLSRTELDLMLMEDTMLTSDPLMACDPVMSTLSPDTSKASSRRSSFSIDEVDGL from the exons ATGGCCTCTCGAATTGGTCTCCGCATGCAATTAATGAGGGAGCAGGCACAGCAGGAGGAGCAGCGTGAGCGAGTCCAGCAGCAACACCAGCAACATTTTCTACAGCAGCATCACATTGTGCCTGTTACTGCTTCCCCTGCAATTAGCACGCCAGCTTCTTTTCAAGCACCTCCACCTGTCCCCGTGGAAGTCCTTGAG GTCCAAACACACCTAGAGAATCCAACTATATATCATTTGCAACAGTCTAGGGATAAAAAAGTCCGTGATTATCTGTCTGATACCTATGGAAACAAGTTTGCTGCCCACCTCAACCCACTTAGGCTTTCCCCAAAGCCACCACCTGCACCCGCATCTCCTGCTCATCGAGCAGCAAGACTTTCTTCTTCTGCAGGCAACAGTGCACCCAACAGTCCTATGGCCAGAATGAATTTGTGCTCCAATGTAGAG ATGGATGATGTAATCGATAACATCATGAGCCTTGATGACATGTTTGGATACCCAGAACCTGCAATCTCCATGCCAAACACG CTGCCATTTTCCAGTAGCCATTTAGGACTTTACAGTGACAATCCTCGTCTCAGTGATACTGTTGTTGGTGTCACCAGCAACTCATGCCCTGCAGATCTTGCTATTAAAAGAGAACTGACAG ATGCAGAAAATCGTGCTTTGGTACGGGAACGTCAGAAAAAAGATACCCACAACATGA ttGAACGGAGGCGCAGGTTTAATATCAATGATCGGATTAAGGAGCTGGGGACTTTGATTCCAAAAACAAATGAACT CAGTGACACACGATGGAATAAGGGGACAATACTAAGGGCCTCGGTGGATTACATCAAACACATGCAGAAAGAACAGCAGAAATCTCGAGAGCTGGAGACACACTCCAGGCAGCTGGAACTAGCAAATAAGCAGCTTTTGCTTCGAATCCAG GAGCTGGAGAGGCAGGCTCAAATGCATGGCCTTCCTGCATCCTCACCTCATGGTCTGAGCCCAGCTGACCACATGAAGCAGGAGTCTAACTCTATTCCATCGATACAGCAACAACTTGTAGCCACCTCGCAAGCATCCTTTCAAATGGACTACCCTGCTCCACTCGGCTACCAAAGCAATACTTCTGTAGACACATCCTTTCCTTCACTCTCCAGGACAGAGCTGGACCTCATGCTAATGGAGGATACCATGCTCACATCTGACCCTCTAATGGCTTGTGACCCAGTTATGTCCACACTTTCTCCCGATACCTCTAAGGCCAGCAGTCGGCGAAGCAGTTTTAGTATAGATGAGGTGGATGGGCTGTGA